In one window of Haloprofundus halophilus DNA:
- a CDS encoding ABC transporter ATP-binding protein, producing MTLLKVRDLDAGYGDLQILTDVDLNVEDGEYVTIVGPNGAGKSTVMKSVFGLTTHMGGTVSFDDTDITGANPEDIIRLGLGYVPQNDNVFGALTVQENLEMGAYILDDVPQNSLDMVYERFPILRERREQKAGTMSGGQQQMLAMGRALMLDPDLLLLDEPSAGLAPDLVDEMFDKIDEINEAGTAILMVEQNAKEALRRCDRGYVLVNGRNRYMDTGEALLNDDEVRRDFLGG from the coding sequence ATGACGCTCCTCAAGGTGCGCGACCTCGACGCCGGCTACGGCGACTTACAGATTCTCACCGACGTCGACCTGAACGTCGAAGACGGCGAGTACGTCACCATCGTCGGCCCCAACGGCGCGGGAAAGTCGACGGTGATGAAATCCGTCTTCGGGCTGACGACCCACATGGGCGGCACCGTCAGCTTCGACGACACCGACATCACGGGTGCGAACCCCGAGGACATCATTCGACTCGGCTTGGGCTACGTCCCGCAGAACGACAACGTGTTCGGGGCGCTCACCGTCCAAGAGAACCTCGAGATGGGCGCGTACATCCTCGACGACGTCCCACAGAACTCGCTCGACATGGTGTACGAGCGGTTCCCCATCCTCCGAGAGCGACGCGAGCAGAAGGCCGGAACGATGAGCGGCGGTCAGCAGCAGATGCTGGCGATGGGCCGCGCGCTGATGCTCGACCCAGACCTGCTCCTCCTCGACGAACCGAGCGCCGGACTCGCGCCGGACCTCGTCGACGAGATGTTCGACAAGATCGACGAGATAAACGAGGCCGGGACGGCTATCCTGATGGTCGAACAGAACGCGAAGGAGGCGCTCAGACGCTGCGACCGCGGCTACGTCCTCGTCAACGGACGGAACCGCTACATGGACACCGGAGAGGCGCTGTTGAACGACGACGAGGTCAGACGGGACTTCCTCGGCGGGTAG
- a CDS encoding MazG nucleotide pyrophosphohydrolase domain-containing protein has protein sequence MPEQQQVAAFLDEYEMHADPAYQLLDLTSEVGELAADATKSSQWGASPEELDVESDELGDALFSLLTVAESLDIDAGDALRESLEKYQRRIVDTGSASSGE, from the coding sequence ATGCCCGAGCAACAGCAGGTCGCCGCGTTTCTCGACGAGTACGAGATGCACGCCGACCCGGCGTACCAACTGCTCGACCTGACGTCCGAAGTCGGCGAACTCGCCGCCGACGCGACGAAATCCTCGCAGTGGGGCGCGTCGCCCGAGGAACTCGACGTGGAGAGCGACGAACTCGGCGACGCGCTCTTTTCGCTTCTGACGGTCGCCGAGTCGCTCGACATCGACGCGGGCGACGCGCTCCGCGAGTCGCTCGAGAAGTATCAGCGGCGAATCGTCGACACTGGAAGCGCGTCGTCGGGCGAATAA